The Cryptococcus gattii WM276 chromosome B, complete sequence genome has a segment encoding these proteins:
- a CDS encoding Hypothetical Protein (Similar to TIGR gene model, INSD accession AAW40850.1) has protein sequence MSSPAPTYAKIRSLSHWATFFNQPDGLFRLPSTHGAAIQHLDIDLRFVADHQVDTVDVHLETDTPIHLPNVCILTFRGGEYVQDDDLRMDALAEVLLAVNPVEVRWLNATDDPSEQLSFATHLVHPAVVAAGLKWSAAGTLRRLVIQGGFPCPNLTAPTPFALTPAATPCPSPGPARTTFGLQDASSKHHPAPFISGLSALSTIKPKTVDDDRLKAREERKRQAQYTLKPRFEYAFGKWPVQELKWRLDGRYSPACIISIVSHFVKAINSSFPSATRHSLVDLPAAVSFTSIPAAIIPDLQSLPEKLDLDEKVRDWLSDVGFGSLGDARHARLWDNPSPACGNDHRDSLRAKAELILLGDGAAIVTLEELTRDEKAHGDRSAMSPADSIASLLSGATESPTEDENEAVTPEHSSSPLVNPTDETDKKTAGDNDNVTPIETSVVL, from the exons ATGTCCTCTCCCGCCCCCACCTATGCCAAAATCCGCTCCCTTTCCCACTGGGccaccttcttcaaccAGCCCGACGGCCTTTTTCGACTTCCCTCCACCCACGGCGCAGCCATACAACATCTCGACATAGATCTCCGCTTCGTCGCAGACCACCAAGTGGACACCGTGGACGTCCACTTGGAAACAGACACTCCCATCCACCTCCCTAATGTCTGCATCCTCACTTTCAGAGGCGGAGAGTACGTTCAGGACGATGATCTACGTATGGATGCCTTGGCTGAGGTCCTGCTTGCTGTCAACCCCGTCGAAGTGAGGTG GCTCAACGCGACAGACGATCCCTCAGAGCAGCTCAGCTTTGCCACTCACCTTGTCCACCCAGCCGTGGTTGCCGCCGGTTTAAAATGGTCAGCCGCGGGAACTTTGAGAAGACTTGTCATCCAGG GCGGTTTCCCCTGCCCAAATTTGACTGCTCCCACGCCCTTCGCACTCACCCCTGCAGCTACACCGTGCCCGTCTCCTGGTCCGGCCCGCACAACCTTTGGTCTCCAAGACGCCTCATCTAAGCATCACCCAGCTCCTTTCATATCTGGCCTTTCTGCTTTAAGCACCATCAAGCCAAAAACGGTTGACGACGATCGACTCAAAGCgagagaggaaaggaagaggcaAGCGCAGTATACATTAAAACCAAGGTTCGAATATGCGTTCGGGAAATGGCCAGTGCAAGAACTCAAGTGGAGGCTTGATG GTCGCTACAGTCCAGCTTGTATTATTTCCATCGTTAGCCATTTCGTCAAAGCCATCAATTCGTCTTTCCCTTCTGCCACCCGTCATTCCCTTGTCGACCTTCCAGCCGCCGTCTCCTTCACTTCGATTCCGGCTGCTATCATTCCCGACCTTCAATCCCTACCTGAGAAGCTCGATTTGGATGAAAAGGTTCGGGACTGGCTTTCTGATGTTGGTTTCGGCTCTCTCGGAGACGCGCGCCACGCTCGTCTTTGGGACAACCCATCGCCTGCTTGTGGAAATGATCACCGTGACAGCCTGCGAGCCAAGGCTGAATTGATCCTTCTAGGGGATGGCGCGGCCATTGTTACCCTCGAAGAGCTTACTCGGGATGAAAAGGCACATGGCGATCGATCAGCAATGTCGCCTGCCGATTCGATTGCTTCTCTTCTTTCGGGTGCTACTGAATCACCGACAGAAGATGAGAACGAAGCTGTTACGCCCGAACATTCTAGTAGTCCATTGGTTAACCCTACCGATGAAACTGACAAAAAGACCGCTGGCGATAATGACAACGTCACACCGATCGAAACTTCGGTGGTGCTTTGA
- a CDS encoding Hypothetical Protein (Similar to TIGR gene model, INSD accession AAW41831.1), translating into MASVDLAGPSALEVGSRHTPSDIVMGSCGKDASLTGEASTPDENLPPLQDTSNEHTLSSLSTFRKTVLLLTFALANFIDVCNVSGVAIAAAQISKDIGLETSQVVWAITSYSLCFSAFLLFSGRLSDLFPAGIIFESGLFVLGILSLATSFVTSNKYAFLILRGLGGIAGSMVTFGRLAPPAVPSSYHLTVHMYPDLTQQAAKLAILGLAGGLGNVFGLVLAGLCMEASYHWFFRIIAILCILSTAITTIILPRTGSLSASDGEIPSWKRMDAPGVVLIMGSLICFMLSLTQGPIDGWQSARFIVPFVLSWPLGIGFFVWEANIPPRIAILPSTVWSITNSVIASLVVLVPMGFWGTSQLLFATYWQTTFNWAPLHVAVAMLPQGLMTLAVGILSQFIPAIIAKPRYSIPIGAILVVAAEVLQIKSDGGQGKDYWRFLFPAFIIGSAGSMVLMFASSVNFVQMCPPEMAGVAGAWTSVLFEIGGAIALAVQAGMEKPNPSTFMDIGAKAYYFIIGWTVVLSGVYVVFYKQPKALDVEHKETMIRIMQRKGDTGV; encoded by the exons ATGGCTTCGGTAGATCTTGCAGGACCTTCAGCCCTTGAAGTAGGTAGCCGGCATACCCCTTCGGACATCGTGATGGGATCTTGCGGAAAAGACGCTAGCTTGACAGGTGAAGCCAGTACGCCGGATGAGAATCTTCCGCCATTGCAAGATACCAGTAACGAACACACCCTGTCAAGCCTATCAACTTTTCGAAAGACGGTACTGCTGCTCACCTTTGCCCTTGCAAACTTTATCGACGTCTGCAACGTTTCCGGCGTGGCCATTGCCGCGGCGCAAATATCTAAGGACATCGGGCTTGAGACTTCTCAGGTTGTTTGG GCCATAACATCGTATTCTCTTTGCTTCTCCGCgtttctccttttctcgGGCCGCTTATCTGATTTGTTTCCTGCCGGTATCATCTTTGAGAGTGGTTTATTTGTGTTGGGCATTCTGAGCCTTGCCACTTCCTTCGTGACCTCCAACAA ATATGctttcctcatccttcGAGGGCTAGGTGGCATTGCTGGGTCCATGG TAACCTTTGGACGCTTGGCCCCTCCAGCTGTTCCCTCAAGCTA CCATTTAACGGTTCATATGTACCCTGATTTGACTCAACAGGCAGCAAAATTGGCTATATTAGGTCTTGCTGGCGGCCTTGGCAACGTCTTTGGCCT AGTGCTTGCAGGTCTTTGCATGGAAGCCTCATACCACTGGTTCTTCAGAATCATCGCCATTTTGTGTATTCTCTCCACCGCTATCACAACAATTATTCTTCCCCGCACAGGCTCATTATCTGCTTCGGATGGTGAAATACCGTCTTGGAAACGCATGGACGCCCCTGGCGTCGTGTTAATAATGGGATCGCTGATTTGCTTCATGCTATCTCTCACGCAGGGACCTATTGACGGATGGCAGTCAGCAAGATTTATCGTGCCATTCGTCCTCTCATGGCCCTTGGGCATTGGATTTTTTGTGTGGG aGGCCAACATTCCCCCGCGTATTGCCATTCTGCCCAGTACCGTCTGGAGTATTACCAATTCTGTAATTGCTTCACTTGTTGTATTAGTGCCGATGGGCTTCTGGGGCACTTCTCAGTTACTTTTCGCTACTTATTGGCAAACTACCTTCAACTGGGCTCCAC TCCATGTTGCGGTCGCAATGTTACCCCAAGGCCTTATGACTCTTGCAGTCGGCATTTTAAGCCAATTCATCCCAGCTATCATCGCAAAGCCCAGATACAGTATACCTATTGGCGCAATAC TTGTCGTCGCTGCCGAGGTCTTACAAATCAAATCCGATGGAGGACAAGGTAAAGACTACTGGCGCTTCCTTTTTCCGGCTTTCATCATCGGCAGCGCAGGGAGTATGGTACTCATGTTTGCAAGCAGTGTGAATTTTGTACAAATGTGTCCTCCAGAGATGGCGGGGGTCGCGGGTGCCTGGACCAGCGTCTTG TTTGAGATTGGAGGTGCAATCGCCCTCGCTGTACAGGCAGGTATGGAAAAACCCAATCCTTCAACGTTTATGGATATCGGGGCCAAAGCCTATTATTTTATCATCGGCTGGACCGTGGTACTATCGGGGGTTTATGTGGTATTTTACAAGCAGCCCAAAGCCTTGGATGTTGAGCATAAGGAGACGATGATACGAATCATGCAGCGCAAGGGGGATACGGGGGTTTAA
- a CDS encoding Hypothetical Protein (Similar to TIGR gene model, INSD accession AAW40854.1), protein MNDQSYSTGSNLEDHRGFSSSRLGGRPIEEGFNERNDGVRRGNELPLTLDPHSLPPQYKHHLPHYQRVSSPVAAFMPQTVLQPSYNIHPMHLSSGQPIGYDSSNPCFSGNPQNMPYPQGRSAHSPEGHVSHAPLSSLDRNSVEIAYRGPSIAYPQSVPNLSDAGLITGSQATDENHSGSQRRTSDEASIAATGDNILPPKQLSEEPLLSWDEVSQAASRPTSSSQRNLQGKDSPDFQSKLIPRMDEAVELIESIGENKNPDEKVDHRKRKRNRTIRSCVPCHNHKRKCDRKRPCGRCIALGLTGSCVYEIDEQRDMNDPEVVESERLRRRVAELEQVIRELRQKAPSRNANVSSASAPTSLRPAPLESTAPGVTVTSSMGDNGDIKKGAIADPFARIKMEEAQPAENVAGMDYVASEASSQGGAPHMQNEEGLNEDYRGESYNGLSFPDEEMVYDSDGRQVFLGSSAGKSMLRRLRELAGRTEDEKLFSIPEDVAFTGAFPNLGKTFPFTTIWSQENFCAEIIGLLPNQEQSEILWTAWTDGFQAYFSPFHLPTVRSEYAKFFAKSTEDKLEISLSSLAVFLMVCALGSLLRATAAEMLGHPDPEVIMNARGKGDVPKDPKDLTSSALQSELYLSAAYHALRLCSFMANPTVPALQCQLLIQVYLLVSERATDAWAIGGCMIKQAIALGLHKDPLSLDPNMSMRAAEVRRRLWWSIAGFDTMLAIFFDRSDDNLSDAPGSARQLFPPSNVLASETTDQTYHTAYYQLTIPSFELLEGIFHVDGQMSRSALYGWFSPFPDSSMDEKGPKRHTYRHAVKLAEDIRQWYERLPKGMRVDKEDTAESLSRSRSKKQMVQTLGLCIKTWTLIMVIHRPYLRVDPAAYPESTEFCSQSAHMVLKAFQTMTDTTLVWMFWTMSYRAFQAGAVCAFLALRQPGSALAAKCLDDLRGAIAVFEDRLSTWYTTHPVQNDLRQGLVQLEILVTAATAQRTDFPRHALAQLSQTENSPAFGSIQAFPRPASESSYGLASHSHDTPILNRPFQASNSLLPTESDGPGMFNGLGGIPHHPEILGMLKSEEAPSYLQDPQQAESLSTALSGDFNGPSPLALPRFWASMFGIKMDDDNKKETSSPDMG, encoded by the exons ATGAACGATCAGAGCTATTCAACCGGCTCCAATTTGGAAGATCATCGAGGATTTTCGAGCAGTAGATTGGGCGGTCGACCTATCGAAGAGGGCTTTAATGAAAGAAATGATGGTGTCAGGCGAGGGAACGAACTTCCACTCACGCTTGATCCCCATTCATTGCCTCCTCAGTACAAGCATCATCTCCCTCACTATCAGAGGGTCTCATCACCTGTGGCCGCCTTCATGCCTCAAACAGTTCTTCAACCGTCATATAATATCCATCCAATGCACCTCTCCTCCGGGCAGCCCATAGGTTATGACAGCTCAAACCCTTGTTTCTCAGGCAATCCCCAAAACATGCCCTATCCCCAAGGACGATCGGCCCATTCTCCAGAAGGCCATGTCTCGCATGCACCGTTGTCCTCTCTTGATCGGAACTCTGTTGAAATCGCCTATCGAGGGCCAAGTATTGCGTACCCTCAAAGTGTTCCCAATTTATCCGATGCAGGATTAATAACGGGTTCCCAAGCGACCGACGAAAATCATTCTGGTAGTCAACGAAGAACATCAGACGAAGCGAGCATTGCTGCCACAGGTGATAATATATTACCCCCAAAGCAACTGTCAGAAGAGCCCCTTTTGTCATGGGACGAAGTATCCCAAGCTGCTTCAAGACCAACGTCATCGTCGCAAAGAAATCTCCAGGGCAAAGATTCTCCAGATTTCCAATCAAAGCTAATTCCACGCATGGATGAGGCGGTGGAGCTCATCGAATCGATAGGGGAAAACAAGAATCCTGACGAAAAGGTTGACCacaggaagagaaaaaggaatAGGACTATTAGAAGCTGTGTGCCTTGTCATAATCACAAAAGAAAG TGTGATCGTAAAAGACCGTGTGGGAGATGCATCGCTCTAGGACTA ACAGGGAGTTGCGTGTATGAGATCGATGAGCAACGGGATAT GAATGATCCAGAAGTTGTCGAATCTGAGCGCCTACGTCGGCGAGTGGCTGAACTGGAGCAGGTTATTCGCGAACTACGTCAAAAAGCGCCCTCAAGGAATGCCAACGTTTCTTCGGCTTCAGCACCTACTTCTCTCCGCCCAGCGCCCTTGGAATCAACTGCGCCGGGGGTTACTGTAACTTCTTCCATGGGCGATAATGGTGATATAAAAAAAGGAGCTATCGCAGATCCTTTTGCTCGCATTaagatggaagaagctCAACCTGCCGAGAATGTTGCAGGAATGGATTATGTTGCTTCCGAAGCTTCTTCACAAGGAGGCGCACCACATATGCAAAACGAAGAAGGATTGAACGAGGATTACAGAGGAGAATCTTACAACGGTCTTTCGTTCCCTGACGAAGAAATGGTATATGATAGCGATGGAAGACAAGTGTTTTTGGGGTCGTCCGCTGGGAAGTCTATGTTACGTCGG CTCAGGGAACTTGCTGGAAGAACGGAAGACGAAAAGCTTTTCTCCATACCCGAAGACGTGGCTTTCACAGGAGCTTTCCCGAATCTGGGGAAGACCTTTCCTTTCACGACTATATGGAGCCAGGAAAATTTCTGTGCTGAGATCATTGGGCTCTTACCCAATCAAGAGCAGTCGGAAAT CTTGTGGACTGCTTGGACAGATGGTTTTCAGGCTTATTTCAGTCCCTTTCATCT TCCTACTGTAAGATCAGAGTATGCCAAGTTCTTTGCAAAATCTACAGAGGACAAATTGGAAATATCGCTTTCATCGTTGGCTGTCTTTCTCATGGTGTGCGCTTTAG GCTCCCTTTTGCGTGCCACTGCTGCCGAGATGCTTGGCCACCCAGATCCAGAAGTAATAATGAATGCCAGAGGTAAAGGCGATGTTCCAAAAGATCCCAAGGACTTAACTTCCAGTGCATTGCAAAGCGAACTTTATT TGTCAGCCGCTTACCACGCCCTTCGACTATGTTCGTTCATGGCGAACCCCACGGTTCCTGCGTTGCAGTGTCAG CTTCTCATACAGGTCTATCT CCTTGTGAGCGAAAGGGCGACTGATGCTTGGGCAATCGGTGGGTGCATGATTAAACAGGCTATCGCCCTTGGTCTTCACAAAGATCCGTTAAGTTTGGATCCTAATATGTCTATGAGAGCTGCTGAAGTCAGAAGACGGCTTTG GTGGTCGATTGCTGGGTTTGATACCATGCTAGCTATCTTCTTCG ATCGATCCGACGACAATCTCTCTGATGCTCCAGGGAGTGCTCGGCAACTCTTTCCGCCATCTAACGTGCTTGCGAGTGAAACAACGGATCAGACATACCATACTGCCTATTATCAACTCACTATTCCCTCATTTGAGTTACTGGAGGGTATATTTCACGTCGATGGGCAAATGAGCAGATCAGCATTGTATGGCTGGTTCTCTCCTTTCCCCGACAGTTCGATGGATGAGAAAGGCCCAAAACGACATACATATCGACATGCAGTCAAATTAGCGGAAGACATTCGACAGTGGTATGAGCGTCTTCCCAAGGGGATGAGGGTTGACAAGGAAGACACCGCTGAAAGTCTTTCAAGATCGCGCTCAAAGAAACAAATGGTCCAGACTCTAGGCTTATGTATCAAAACCTGGACGCTAAT TATGGTGATCCATCGGCCGTATCTGCGCGTGGATCCTGCTGCGTATCCAGAGTCGACTGAGTTTTGTAGTCAATCTGCACACATGGTTTTGAAAGCGTTTCAGACTATGACAGATACCACTCTTGTGTGGATGTTTTGGACGATGTCCTACAGA GCCTTCCAAGCTGGTGCAGTCTGTGCCTTTTTGGCTTTGCGGCAACCAGGGAGTGCGTTGGCCGCTAAATGTCTC GATGATTTGCGAGGAGCAATTGCTGTTTTTGAAGACAGATTGTCTACTTGGTACACTACCCACCCTGTGCAAAATGACTTGCGTCAGGGCCTGGTTCAGCTAGAAATTTTGGTAAC TGCGGCAACCGCCCAACGCACCGACTTCCCTCGGCACGCCCTTGCACAATTGTCTCAGACTGAAAATTCACCAGCTTTCGGCAGCATCCAGGCGTTCCCTAGACCCGCATCTGAGTCTAGTTATGGCTTGGCCAGCCATTCTCATGATACACCCATTCTTAACCGGCCCTTCCAGGCCTCTAACTCTCTTTTGCCTACTGAGAGTGACGGTCCAGGTATGTTCAATGGACTTGGAGGTATACCGCACCATCCAGAAATTTTGGGAATGTTAAAGAGTGAAGAGGCCCCGTCGTATTTGCAGGACCCTCAACAAGCTGAATCACTTTCAACAGCTCTTTCAGGGGATTTTAATGGACCAAGTCCTCTAGCGCTTCCCAGG TTCTGGGCGTCAATGTTTGGTATTAAAATGGATGATGATAATAAAAAGGAAACTTCGTCTCCCGATATGGGTTAA
- a CDS encoding uncharacterized protein (Similar to TIGR gene model, INSD accession AAW41333.1) — translation MARQFTSEQSAQLQSEVQAELERREWAEPNDNVMAEYITVLLANGSSRERVQSEMDDLVGSDFDPAFLDWLFVKSESIISDGSPNQPVPTPVEAEGAPLSTAAPRGNSRLLSSALAPLTSQPEKRKLSDSEDDGQNKRPASEVPVGPRLGTAALRSPNMPTITARGRGMGIRGTASGGRGSAVNYSSVNGNFTHQQPSQQVQPGFRYRQQMHPGRFNQQIGGPGMLGMPNQQEMMAQMMMMQANMAQMGQMMSMMVGERQHTPLQRQQPSISQRGYQASAPAPVKLPPGTKLGSHSISSITPKSSNGGPVPDKPTSVALCKFGVGCSNARCPYSHPSPVADEKTGMVLSEEACEKGKECKDPECIKSHVSPSAVLGDTGGPSRLLCKYQNCNNPSCPFRHEDADGNPAPPPALAKNNKPTVAKAPASSSDDGSVVVINSHRGLLDGQLADGPKMIQCRFGDRCTRTDCKFLHPASRSSVNAKKPLQASHTHPGNTTISLAGGMSKSKKFGADGKQGGLNPDAMEFKPTGHGEDKNGADLDVTL, via the exons ATGGCCAGACAATTTACCTCGGAACAATCTGCTCAGCTTCAG TCTGAGGTACAGGCTGAGTTAGAAAGGAGAGAATGGGCCGAACCAAATG ACAATGTCATGGCCGAGTATATCACTGTTCTGCTTG CAAATGGTAGCTCAAGGG AGCGTGTCCAGTCCGAAATGGACGACTTAGTTGGTTCGGATTTCGACCCAGCATTCCTAGATTGGCTTTTTGTCAAATCAGAATCGATTATATCGGATGGCTCTCCTAATCAACCCGTGCCGACTCCTGTTGAGGCTGAGGGAGCTCCTTTGTCTACAGCGGCGCCACGGGGAAATTCTCGCCTCCTGAGCTCTGCTCTTGCGCCACTGACCTCTCAACCGGAAAAACGAAAGCTTTCCGACTCCGAGGATGACGGCCAGAATAAACGTCCCGCATCCGAGGTGCCGGTGGGACCTCGCTTGGGAACCGCGGCCCTTAGAAGCCCCAACATGCCCACCATCACTGCCCGTGGTAGAGGCATGGGAATACGGGGGACGGCTAGCGGGGGACGAGGTAGCGCGGTAAATTATTCCTCTGTTAATGGAAACTTCACCCATCAGCAACCATCACAACAAGTTCAGCCAGGGTTCAGATATCGACAGCAGATGCATCCAGGAAGATTTAATCAACAGATTGGAGGTCCTGGGATGCTTGGGATGCCCAACCAACAGGAAATGATGGCTcaaatgatgatgatgcaGGCGAATATGGCCCAAATGGGTCAGATGATGTCCATGATGGTAGGC GAGCGTCAGCATACACCGTTGCAGCGACAGCAACCATCGATATCTCAGAGAGGCTATCAAGCCAGTGCGCCTGCTCCTGTCAAGCTCCCTCCAGGCACTAAACTAGGGAGCCACTCCATCTCGTCCATCACTCCAAAAAGCTCCAATGGGGGTCCCGTCCCTGATAAGCCGACTTCCGTCGCTTTATGCAAGTTTGGGGTAGGCTGTAGCAATGCTCGGTGTCCTTACAGTCACCCGAGCCCTGTGGCGGACGAAAAGACTGGCATGGTGCTTAGTGAAGAAGCTTGTgagaaagggaaggaatGCAAGGACCCAGAGTGCATCAAAAGCCATGTCAGCCCCTCCGCCGTGCTTGGCGACACTGGTGGTCCCAGCAGGTTACTGTGCAAATACCAAAATTGTAACAATCCTTCTTGCCCCTTCCGACATGAAGATGCAGACGGCAATCCTGCTCCTCCGCCGGCTCTCGCCAAAAATAATAAGCCGACAGTCGCCAAAGCACCTGCGTCAAGCTCCGATGATGGTAGTGTTGTGGTGATCAACTCTCACAGAGGTCTTCTGGATGGTCAATTAGCTGATGGGCCAAAGATGATCCAATGCCGATTTGGTGACCGGTGTACTCGGA CTGATTGCAAATTCCTTCATCCTGCTTCTCGGTCTTCTGTCAACGCTAAAAAACCTCTGCAGGCCTCTCACACCCACCCAGGCAATACTACTATTAGTCTTGCAGGTGGGATGTCCAAGAGCAAGAAATTCGGTGCTGATGGAAAGCAAGGGGGATTGAATCCGGATGCAATGGAATTCAAGCCTACGGGGCATGGTGAAGATAAAAACGGAGCAGATTTGGACGTGACCTTGTAG
- a CDS encoding Cytoplasm protein, putative (Similar to TIGR gene model, INSD accession AAW40856.1), with amino-acid sequence MADAKKKQLVYNIIDFLRTSSQDGTIKEDDKESLDVAVQCIAEAFGVDPDSAEDDKAYSIKPASLLSILDVFLKTKAKSFASASPHSEATLPRSSADISQSDKDKAESLKTKGNSLMGQKLYESAIEQYTEAIRLDPNPVYYSNRAAAWGGAGQHEKAVEDAEKALELDPKFTKAYSRLGHAHFSLGNYSDAVKAYENGLELDPSNANMKTALSTAKSKLSELSSRPVAADREPPRNDNGNGGGMPDLASLASALGGSGNGGMPDLASMMSNPQMMAMAQQMMANGGLERLMQNPTLRNMADNMRNGGGMPDLSSFANDPSMRDLAQQFMGGRQ; translated from the exons ATGGCTGATGCGAAGAAAAAGCAGCTGGTGTACAACAT TATCGACTTTCTTCGTACGTCTTCGCAAGATGGCACTATAAAGGAGGATGACAAGGAATCTCTCGACGTCGCAG TGCAATGTATTGCCGAAGCCTTTGGCGTCGATCCTGATTCCGCTGAAGACGATAAGGCGTATTCCATCAAACCAGcttcccttctttccattTTGGACGTATTCCTGAAAACCAAAGCCAAGTCCTTCGCCTCAGCCTCCCCCCATTCTGAAGCTACGCTCCCACGGTCTTCAGCTGATATCTCTCAATCCGACAAAGATAAAGCGGAATCGTTGAAAACCAAAGGCAATAGCCTCATGGGACAAAAGCTTTATGAGTCTGCCATTGAACAATACACTGAAGCTATAAGACTTGACCCCAATCCTGTATACTACTCCAATCGAGCAGCTGCTTGGGGCGGTGCTGGTCAGCATGAGAAGGCCGTAGAAGATGCTGAAAAGGCCTTGGAGCTGGATCCCAAATTTACTAAGGCTTACTCTAGGCTCGG CCACGCCCATTTTAGTCTGGGTAACTACTCCGACGCTGTCAAAGCGTACGAAAATGGTCTTGAACTCGATCCTAGTAATGCCAACATGAAGACTGCTCTTTCTACTGCTAAAAGCAAATTATCGGAATTGTCATCGCGCCCTGTCGCGGCTGATAGGGAACCTCCTCGAAATGATAATGGTAATGGTGGCGGCATGCCCGATCTCGCTTCTCTTGCCAGCGCTCTAGGTGGTAGCGGTAATGGTGGCATGCCTGATTTGGCGTCCATGATGAGTAATCCACAAATGATGGCCAT GGCCCAGCAAATGATGGCCAATGGCGGACTAGAGCGACTAATGCAAAATCCAACGCTGCGCAACATGGCAGACAATATGAGGAATGGGGGGGGTATGCCAGACCTCAGTTCGTTTGCTAATGACCCTAGCATGAGGGATTT GGCCCAGCAGTTCATGGGCGGCCGACAGTAA
- a CDS encoding RNA exonuclease, putative; Rex2p (Similar to SGTC gene model, INSD accession EAL23615.1; required for U4 snRNA maturation), whose protein sequence is MASAPLSYDDGPLVWVDCEMTGLDFLNDRIIEIAIIITDGRLKPVDEGISYIIKTPKEILDNMGDWCREQHGKSGLTQACLDSPYSYDTVVEKVLDYIRKWIPERGAGLLAGSSVHADMRFMLMGMPQVMKHLSYRILDVSSVKEICRRWYPTVRAQEQESRTTECSHRALDDIRASIQELQFYRDNIFLPLEPVTLSRTSTSQQENISHKTAL, encoded by the exons ATGGCTAGTGCACCTTTATCATACGACGATGGTCCTCTCGTTTGG GTTGACTGCGAAATGACCGGTCTCGATTTTCTGAATGATCGCATAATAGAGATAGCAATAATAATAACGGACGGGAGATTAAAACCAGTAGACGAAGGCATCAGTTATATCATCAAGACGCCCAAGGAAATCCTGGACAA CATGGGCGACTGGTGTAGGGAGCAGCATGGTAAATCAGGTCTTACCCAGGCTTGTTTGGATTCTCCATACTCGTACGATACAGTCGTCGAGAAGGTCCTCGATTACATCAGGAAGTGGATTCCAGAGAGGGGTGCCGGATTGCTTGCTGGAAGCTCCGTTCATGCTGACATGAG ATTCATGTTAATGGGAATGCCGCAAGTTATGAAGCATTTGTCTTATCGGATTTTAG ATGTGAGCTCTGTAAAAGAGATTTGTAGGCGTTGGTACCCAACGGTAAGAGCGCAGGAGCAAGAGAGTCGGACGACGGAATGCAGCCACCG AGCTTTGGATGACATTCGGGCAAGCATCCAAGAGCTGCAATTCTATCGCGATAATATTTTCCTTCCACTTGAACCAGTCACCCTTAGCCGTACATCCACGTCACAGCAGGAAAATATTAGCCATAAAACGGCATTGTGA
- a CDS encoding uncharacterized protein (Similar to TIGR gene model, INSD accession AAW41334.1) → MSAYGTIATPQPTGSLPILSFPLPSAGLTLVTYPVTGADAPEELLRYFYTIFSNEVESGCTYPQEGPITYEEFISYFFAATTIVGVIRPVGTNGKIDMPGDLESARAGRTWEECIGGCYYIKPNYPGRSSHNAGFIVPTTHRGKKLGIALGKSYLEYAPRLGYRGSVFNLVYKNNIPSLSIWDQLGFQRVGVIPNAGRLKTGPNGNEEYVDAVIVYKSFV, encoded by the exons ATGTCGGCTTACGGCACTATCGCTACACCCCAACCAACCGGCTCGCTGCCGatcctttccttccctttACCTTCTGCTGGTCTCACTTTAGTCACATACCCAGTAACTGGTGCTGATGCCCCCGAAGAACTACTTCGGTATTTCTATACCATATTCTCCAATGAAGTAGAAA GTGGCTGCACGTATCCCCAAGAAGGCCCCATAACATACGAAGAATTTATATCATACTTCTTCGCTGCTACTACTATCGTTGGGGTTATCCGGCCGGTTGGAACCAATGGCAAGATTGATATGCCGGGTGACCTTGAGAGTGCAAGGGCCGGAAGGACATGGGAAGAATGCATAGGGGGCTGTTATTACat CAAACCCAATTACCCCGGAAGAAGTAGCCAT AATGCCGGATTTATTGTACCGACCACCCATCGAGGGAAAAAGCTGGGCATCGCACTCGGAAAGAGCTACTTGGAGTACGCGCCTCGCTTAGGATACAGAGGAAGTGTGTTCAACCTGGTGTACAAGA ATAACATACCCTCCCTATCCATTTGGGATCAGCTTGGCTTTCAACGCGTCGGAGTCATCCCGAATGCGGGCCGTTTGAAGACCGGCCCCAACGGCAATGAAGAATACGTGGACGCTGTCATAGTATACAAGAGTTTTGTGTAA